Within the Thermosynechococcaceae cyanobacterium Okahandja genome, the region CGTGAGGGCGTATTCCGCCACTCCCGGGACGCTGTTGCGCGGGGTGTCTCCCCCCAAGGCCAGCACCAAGGCGGTGTAGGGGATGACTTGGGCACCATCGCACGCTACGGTTTTAGCGGCCAAATCAATGCCGGTGACGGTTGCCTGATGAAAGATAACGGGCGTATCTTTGAGCAATTCGGCAAAGGGGGGCGCAATTTCCCATGCCTGTAGTTCCCCCGTCACCAACTCGTAAAGGAGCGGGGTAAAGACAAAGCGATCGCGCTGATCGATGAGGGTGAGGCGGGGTGGGGTCTCCCACGGCAGTTGGCTAAGGCGGAGGGCGGTGTAAAGGCCACCGAAACCACCGCCAAGAATACAAATTTGCTGACAAATCTGCTGGGTCACAGGCATTCCGGCGAAGACGTGGCATTACAGCCCAGTATAGCGTTCAGGGCCGTGAGGTCGCTAATTTGGACAACGGTGGGCGGCGGCGCAGGATCCGGCTGGGGCAGCAGGGGGCTAGAACGGCGCAACCAGATGGGCTGCCACTGGGCGGCTTGGGCACCGACGACATCCTCCTGCCAACTGTCGCCAATGTGCCATGCCTGTTGGGGATCAAGGCCAAAGGGGGCGATCGCTTGGGTGAAAATCTGTGGATTGGGCTTGGCGGCACCCACTTCGCTCGAAATGAAGACGGCGCTCAACAGCGGAGCTAACCCTAAGCGTTCTAAAACACCGTACAGGCGGCTATCAAAGTTGGAAATGACAATCAGGGGAATGCCCTGGCGTTGCCATGCCTGTAGGGTTGCGAGTACCTCCGGGTACACTTGCCAAGGGGTGGCGGTGGCATAGTAATTAAACACGGGCGCAAAAAAAGCTGGAAAGTCCTGAAACTGATCGAGGACACCGGCACGGGCAAAGGTCTCGGCGGCGACGGCTTGCCACCACTCCAGTTCTGCCCTTGCGCGCTCGGCAGCGGCTAAGTTGGGAAAAGTACAGGGGGGAGCCGCCTGAAACGCCTGAAAAAATGACCGATTCAGGGCATCAGCAGCGACACCGACCCCCGCTTGGGCGGCAAAGCGAGCATAGACGGTACCGACGGACTCCCTGAGGCCAAAGAGCGTACCCACCGCATCGAGGGAAATTAAGTGGGGAGCCGCCAACCCCATGACGGGTTTAGGCGGGGGTGTCGGAACTGGCATCAATCGTGTTGGGGGGGGGTGTGTCTTGGGCGGCGCGCCGTTTGCGCTCCTGCTCGACGAGTTCCTGCATCAGGCTGCGGGCTTGGCTCATTTTTTCGAGGTTGCTGCGATAGAGTTCAAGGTCTCGTTTTACTTTTTCAATGGGCAGCGCGACCACCCCAGAGAACTGATCCAAGGTTTCGTTGAGGGTACTGGTGAGGTCTCCTGCTAATTGCTCCAGAAAGGCGTAGAGGCCGATCGCCAGTAGGCGGCTATACTTACCGTTATCTTTCAGGCTCCGCAAGGGGGCACTCACGTCATCGCTGTTCAGTTCGTCAATGATCTGTTGCAGGGGGCGACCTTGGTACTGCTGCCAACTGGCGGCATCCTCCTGAAGCTGCTGCGGCTCCATTTCCTCGGCGCGGCAGAGAGCCTCAAAAATCCGGGCGCGATCGCCCTCGGGTCGGTAACCCTCCATAAATTGGTCGTAGGCGGACACTACCCCTAGAGCAAACAGGGGAGAGTAGCGAAACTCCACGTTGACCCGCAGCAAGTGAATTTCCACCAACAATTCTTCCAGAAAGCGGCGATAGATGGAGTGAATGGGGCGGGTGTGAGCCGCGTAAAAGGCGCGTTTGGTATCAGAAACAGTTCGGGGAGTTTGCACAAGCGTTGGGGTCGCAAAATGTTATGAATCTTTACCATTATCCCCTAGCGGTTGCAACAGGGTCAACATTGTTCATGAGGGATGAAAGTAGCGGTGAATCTTCTCGGCAAGGCGTGGCCCGACCCCGTGCACTTGCGCCAGTTGTTCCGGCGTGGCCATGCGGATATAGTCAATGGAGCGAAAGGTGGCCAACAATTCTTTTTGACGTTGGTGACCCAGCCCCGGAATCTGATCTAGGTGCGATCGCCGCTGGCGTTGGGCGCGCTTTTGGCGATGGAAATTGAGGGCAAAGCGGTGGGCTTCATCCCGCACCCGCCGCAACAGTTGTACCCCGGGTTGCTCCGGGTCGGTGGCCAAGGGCTGGCGGGCATGGGGGCAAAAAATCTCTTCCCGCTGTTTGGCTAGGCTAATCACCGTTAATTCCTCGAGAATCCCTAGGGGTTCAAGGGCATTCACAACGGCAGAAAGCTGCCCTTTGCCGCCATCAATGAGGATCACGTCCGGCCAATCTTCAGGGTCGGGGGGGCTGGCCTGAGTATAGGGGGCAAAACGGCGTTGCAGTACCTCCGCGAGGCTGGCAAAGTCATCGGAGTGCCCCGGCTTAACGTCAGGATGGCGAATCGTGTAGTGACGGTAGTACTGTTTGGCGGGTAACCCGTCGATAAAAACAACCCGGGAGGCAACCGCATCGGAGCCTTGAATATGGGAAATGTCGTAGCCTTCGATGCGACGGGGCAGGCTCGGCAGGTGAAGGAGCGCCGCTAAATCCGTTAGGGCGGTGTGGGTGCGATCGCTGGCCTGTTGAATGCGCCCTAGCTCTAAGGCGGCATTCCGCTGCACCATCTCAATCAATTCCGCCTTGGCTTGGCGCTGGGGCACCGTGAGGGTTACCCGTCGTCCCTTTCTCTCGCTCAGGTAGGATTGGAGCAACTCCGCCTCGGGCAGGGCGTATTGCAGCAGAATTTCGCTGGGGATTTCCACCGCTTCAACATGGGCATAGTGCTCTTCGAGAACCCGCTGCAGAATGGCGGCAGGGCTGCCACTCTGGGCATCGGCAACAAAGCCTAATCGCCCCACCAAGCGACCGGCACGAATTTGAAACAGTTGAATGGCCGCATGGCGATCGTCGCAGGCTAGGGCAATGGCATCGCGGGAGACGGTATCATCGGGCAAAGAGACTTTTTGATCCACCCCCAGATGGGCCAGACCCCGCAGTTGATCCCGTAGCCGCGCCGCCACCTCAAAGTTCAATTCAGCAGCGGCGGTTTCCATCTGTGCTTGCAGTTGCGCCACCAGTTCACCCGTGCGCCCCTGAAAAATCATCGCCACCTTTTGCATCGTTTGCCGATAGGCTTCCGGGGAAATCAAGGCTTGGCACACGCCCGGACACCGCCCCATATCGTAGTTGAGGCAGGGACGGTCTTTAAACAGGGGGCGTGGCCGCTGCCGTAGGGGAAACAAGCGTTTGACCAAGGCAAGGGTTTGGCGTAGCCGCATGCTATCCACATACGGCCCGTAGTAGCGATCGCCCGGATTCCCCAATTGCCGCTTGCGGGTGATAAAAATACGGGGATAGGGTTCAGACCACGTGATGCAAACGTAGGGATATTTTTTATCGTCCTTGAGCAGCACATTAAAGTGGGGCTGGTGCTGCTTAATGAGATTGGCTTCGAGGGCAAGGGCTTCCGCTTCGGTGTCGGTGACAATGTACTCAATGTCTGCCACCTGATAGACCATTAACTCTAGCCGCGGCCCCAACTGAGCGGGCTGACGGAAATAGGAGCGCACCCGCGATCGCAACCGCTTGGATTTGCCAATGTAGATAATTTGATCGGTTTTGTCCTTAAAAAAATACACCCCCGGCTCAAGGGGAACCTGCCGCAACACCTGTTCGAGGCGATCGCCATCTTTGATCAACGGCTCCAGCATCTGCCACCGCCCCTAGAGGTCCTGCGCTGTTGACCCTAGCCATGCCTGAAGGTGGGCGCGCTGCTCCGATGTGGCCTTAGCGCTGCGTCGCAGTTGGTAGCGGGGTTGTGGGGCGGCCAGAATTAACCTGCCCGTATGCAAGCGTTGATCGTGGCACCACGTTAACTCCACCGCATTCCCTGCTGTGTAGGCTTGTAGGCGTTCGGACCACTCCTCCCCTTTCACCCGCCAGCCATCGAGGGCAATAATTTCATCCCCTGCCACCAACCCGAGGGCTTCCGCTGGCGAATGGCGGAGCACGGCCTTGAGGTAGAGCGCCCCCGTCTCCTGCTTAAACTGTAGCCCGGTGTAGGGAAGCGCCTCCTGAGGCACCAGTTCTAGCCCTACCCGCCCCAGCCAATCCCCTAGGGGCAAGTCTGCCGTCCCCTCTAGAAATGCCTGCTGCCAGTCGGCTAAATTTTCATCGGCGACGGTTTCAATGGTTTGCCATAGGTCGGCGGGGGTATAGCCTCCTACGGTCTCGCCGTACTGCTGCCAGAGTCGCCGCAGCACATCCACTAAGGAGCGCTGATGGTTAAAGTTAAGGCGAATCCGTAGATCTAGCAGCAACGCCACCAGTTCACCCTTAAGGTAGTAGGACATCTGGGCGTTAATGCTATTTTCATCGGGGCGATAGAGCTTAATCCAGGCATCAAAGCTGGCTGCCGTCAAGGACTGCACATGGCGGCCGGGGGTCTGGAGATAGCGGTTAATACTTTCACTGAGCAGCTTGAGGTAGTGATGGGCATCAAATAACCCGGCCCACAGGGGAATGAGTTGGTCGAGGTAACTGGTCACCCCTTCGGCAAACCAGAGGCTGGTGGTGTAGTTTTCATTGTCGTAGTCAAATTCCACCAATGCCTGAGGCCGAATTCGCTTAACATTCCACAGATGCAAAAATTCGTGCGCCACCAAACAAAGGAAACGGCGATACTGATCCGGTGGCTGAAAGCCAAAGCGATGAAACAGCAGGGAGCAACTGTTGGCGTGTTCGAGGCCACCGTAGCCTTTGTGGGTCAGGTGCAAAATGAAAACGTAGCGATCGTAGGGCAGCCCCCCCAAGAGTCCCGCTTCGGTCTGGATAATTCGCTGTAGGTCGGCGATCGCCCGCTCCGGCTCAAAATTACCCTCCCCCCACACCGCCAGTTCGTGGCGTTTGCCGGCCACATCAAAGGAATAAACGGGGTGCGTGCCCACCTCAAAGGGGCTATCCACCAGTTGATCGTAGGTCGCCGCCCAAACGGTAAAGGGATCATCCCCCTGCGGCTCAAGGGGAGTCGTTAACCGCCAGTTGGCTGGCGCTTGCACCGTGACCGTCAGGGGCAGGTGGCGATACTCAGGCACGTAAAGGCAAACCGCCGCCGGATTAAAGTAGGCGTGGGTGTGATCAACATGGTTGGTGCGCACCGATAGCTCGTGACCATAGATGGCGTAGCTGATCGTCAGAGATTCCCCTGCAGTACAGGCCACTTGCCATTGATTCTTGCGGCACTTCCACCACTCCCGTGGCGTACCATCGGCAGCCATGACCGAAAACGCCTCAAGATGGCGGGCGTACTCCCGCACCAAGTAGGAGCCGGGTGTCCATACGGGCAAATGTAAATCCAAAACATCCGTATCCGGTACCGTGAGTCGCAAGGTCACCCGCAAAAGATGGGTCTGCCCCTGCCGACAATCAATCGAGTAGGCCATTGCCGGAGGCTGCACCGGCGTTGCAGTCAAGGAGGCGTCAATCGTTGTTGTGTGAGTCATACCCGTAGTGTAATAGCCTTTGGGAACTCTCACCAACCCTTGGTTATAACAGGAGGAGAGATTGAGAGGGGTCAAGTGACCAACGGGAGCCATCAATGGTTATCATCACCCCTAACAGTCCTACGGTTGTTATCCTTGGTCAAGATTCTAAGAGTGATCAAGATTCTGAACGGATTGGACTTGGCACCCCTTATGGTTTGCATCACAAGGGTTCTCGTGAAATTCTTGGGCATACAAAGCTTTGCGGTCTATCATCTCTCTCACA harbors:
- a CDS encoding PDZ domain-containing protein, giving the protein MTHTTTIDASLTATPVQPPAMAYSIDCRQGQTHLLRVTLRLTVPDTDVLDLHLPVWTPGSYLVREYARHLEAFSVMAADGTPREWWKCRKNQWQVACTAGESLTISYAIYGHELSVRTNHVDHTHAYFNPAAVCLYVPEYRHLPLTVTVQAPANWRLTTPLEPQGDDPFTVWAATYDQLVDSPFEVGTHPVYSFDVAGKRHELAVWGEGNFEPERAIADLQRIIQTEAGLLGGLPYDRYVFILHLTHKGYGGLEHANSCSLLFHRFGFQPPDQYRRFLCLVAHEFLHLWNVKRIRPQALVEFDYDNENYTTSLWFAEGVTSYLDQLIPLWAGLFDAHHYLKLLSESINRYLQTPGRHVQSLTAASFDAWIKLYRPDENSINAQMSYYLKGELVALLLDLRIRLNFNHQRSLVDVLRRLWQQYGETVGGYTPADLWQTIETVADENLADWQQAFLEGTADLPLGDWLGRVGLELVPQEALPYTGLQFKQETGALYLKAVLRHSPAEALGLVAGDEIIALDGWRVKGEEWSERLQAYTAGNAVELTWCHDQRLHTGRLILAAPQPRYQLRRSAKATSEQRAHLQAWLGSTAQDL
- the psb29 gene encoding photosystem II biogenesis protein Psp29, whose translation is MQTPRTVSDTKRAFYAAHTRPIHSIYRRFLEELLVEIHLLRVNVEFRYSPLFALGVVSAYDQFMEGYRPEGDRARIFEALCRAEEMEPQQLQEDAASWQQYQGRPLQQIIDELNSDDVSAPLRSLKDNGKYSRLLAIGLYAFLEQLAGDLTSTLNETLDQFSGVVALPIEKVKRDLELYRSNLEKMSQARSLMQELVEQERKRRAAQDTPPPNTIDASSDTPA
- a CDS encoding HAD-IA family hydrolase — encoded protein: MPVPTPPPKPVMGLAAPHLISLDAVGTLFGLRESVGTVYARFAAQAGVGVAADALNRSFFQAFQAAPPCTFPNLAAAERARAELEWWQAVAAETFARAGVLDQFQDFPAFFAPVFNYYATATPWQVYPEVLATLQAWQRQGIPLIVISNFDSRLYGVLERLGLAPLLSAVFISSEVGAAKPNPQIFTQAIAPFGLDPQQAWHIGDSWQEDVVGAQAAQWQPIWLRRSSPLLPQPDPAPPPTVVQISDLTALNAILGCNATSSPECL
- the uvrC gene encoding excinuclease ABC subunit UvrC, whose amino-acid sequence is MLEPLIKDGDRLEQVLRQVPLEPGVYFFKDKTDQIIYIGKSKRLRSRVRSYFRQPAQLGPRLELMVYQVADIEYIVTDTEAEALALEANLIKQHQPHFNVLLKDDKKYPYVCITWSEPYPRIFITRKRQLGNPGDRYYGPYVDSMRLRQTLALVKRLFPLRQRPRPLFKDRPCLNYDMGRCPGVCQALISPEAYRQTMQKVAMIFQGRTGELVAQLQAQMETAAAELNFEVAARLRDQLRGLAHLGVDQKVSLPDDTVSRDAIALACDDRHAAIQLFQIRAGRLVGRLGFVADAQSGSPAAILQRVLEEHYAHVEAVEIPSEILLQYALPEAELLQSYLSERKGRRVTLTVPQRQAKAELIEMVQRNAALELGRIQQASDRTHTALTDLAALLHLPSLPRRIEGYDISHIQGSDAVASRVVFIDGLPAKQYYRHYTIRHPDVKPGHSDDFASLAEVLQRRFAPYTQASPPDPEDWPDVILIDGGKGQLSAVVNALEPLGILEELTVISLAKQREEIFCPHARQPLATDPEQPGVQLLRRVRDEAHRFALNFHRQKRAQRQRRSHLDQIPGLGHQRQKELLATFRSIDYIRMATPEQLAQVHGVGPRLAEKIHRYFHPS